The following are encoded in a window of Capsicum annuum cultivar UCD-10X-F1 unplaced genomic scaffold, UCD10Xv1.1 ctg4293, whole genome shotgun sequence genomic DNA:
- the LOC107876405 gene encoding uncharacterized protein LOC107876405 produces the protein MSLCVKMYHERKGLDTSEIRRIVFKNLRSRPTYWKCWLRGVIATKVVRETAEHGYSCLPSFSYMIDALNVGTTYFIMVNKVDCGFMYYFLALGPCIRGFVHMRKVIAVDDTHLYGKYEGVMLSAVAQDMENHIYPIAFCAVDKKNDASWTFFFEKLKSIMVDGPDLCFISDRHKSIANGITKAYNYAHHGYCMRSLGENLWVHHHCGEHLYLFYKAVKAYSPEEFSDHFVEFKNYFLEVAFFLEHELDFEKWSRVYFLDNRFDVMTTNIVEFVNAMLIAEREYPMAYIFNSIAKRFGDIFRERRAYILKYKDNKFMPAAEKILRDNMSEGDSQWLYGQSRPTGKVVFL, from the coding sequence ATGTCGCTTtgtgtgaaaatgtatcatgaaaGAAAGGGTCTGGACACTAGTGAGATTCGGAGGATTGTTTTCAAAAACTTAAGAAGTAGACCAACCTATTGGAAATGTTGGTTGAGGGGTGTGATTGCCACAAAAGTAGTTCGAGAGACAGCGGAGCATGGGTATTCCTGCCTTCCCTCTTTTTCGTACATGATCGATGCTCTCAATGTTGGCACTACTTATTTCATCATGGTGAACAAGGTCGACTGTGGGTTTATGTACTACTTTTTAGCGTTGGGCCCTTGCATTAGGGGATTCGTCCACATGAGAAAGGTTATTGCGGTCGACGATACTCATTTATATGGCAAGTACGAAGGCGTGATGCTAAGCGCAGTTGCACAGGATATGGAGAACCATATTTATCCCATTGCCTTTTGCGCCGTTGACAAAAAGAACGATGCATCTTGGACGTTcttctttgagaagctgaagtctaTTATGGTCGATGGACCAGATTTGTGCTTTATCTCCGATAGGCACAAGAGTATTGCTAACGGCATCACGAAGGCTTACAACTATGCTCATCACGGGTACTGCATGAGGAGCCTAGGTGAAAATCTCTGGGTACATCACCACTGCGGAGAACACCTCTATCTATTCTACAAAGCGGTAAAGGCATATTCTCCCGAGGAGTTTAGCGACCATTTTGTGGAATTTAAGAACTACTTTCTCGAGGTAGCCTTTTTTCTCGAGCATGAGCTTGATTTTGAGAAATGGAGTAGGGTATATTTCCTCGACAACAGGTTTGACGTGATGACTACAAATATTGTTGAGTTCGTGAATGCTATGTTGATTGCTGAAAGGGAGTACCCCATGGCATACATATTTAATTCAATTGCTAAGAGGTTTGGTGATATATTCAGGGAGAGGCGTGCCTACATCCTCAAATATAAGGATAACAAATTTATGCCCGCCGCTGAAAAGATCTTAAGAGACAATATGAGCGAGGGCGACTCCCAGTGGCTGTACGGCCAAAGTCGACCTACTGGTAAGGTCGTGTTCTTGTAG
- the LOC107877068 gene encoding equilibrative nucleotide transporter 8 has product MLDHDHSPQDLVNQKMVQNHKEIESIIKGESFIRDDQNEPRDTYKISYIIHFLLGAGNLLPWNALITAVDYFGYLYPTKHVEKVFSVAYMTSSLLILVLMLSWSKWNQTMSLRLRLNLGFSMFVLSLMVTPIVDWANWDQNGTKVKSNATYYVVVASVVICGLADGLIGGSLIGSAGKLPKQYMQAIFAGTASSGVLISILRIITKASLPHTPQGLKTSAHFYFIISTTVLILCIICCNLLYKLPVMQQHYTQLVQEFLPCSRRKLRDVARTIRCPAFGIFVIYTVTLSIFPGFLAENLESRVLKDWYPILLITVYNVSDFVGKSFTAVYVLKSTGKATWGCAARLLFYPLFTACLHGPKWLKSEMPIVLLTTMLGVTNGYLTSVIMILAPKSVPSSEAEIAAIVLAVSLGMGLVAGSVVGWIWII; this is encoded by the exons ATGTTGGACCATGATCATTCTCCACAAGATTTGGTAAATCAAAAGATGGTGCAAAATCACAAAGAAATAGAGAGCATAATAAAGGGTGAATCTTTTATAAGGGATGACCAAAATGAGCCAAGGGACACTTACAAGATTTCATACATAATCCATTTCTTGCTTGGTGCAGGCAATTTGTTGCCATGGAATGCCTTAATCACTGCTGTCGATTACTTTGGTTACCTTTATCCAACCAAACATGTTGAAAAAGTTTTCTCTGTTGCCTACATGACTTCCTCTCTCTTGATTCTTGTTTTGATGTTGAGTTGGAGTAAATGGAACCAAACAATGAGCCTTAGATTGAGATTAAATCTTGGTTTTTCTATGTTTGTTCTTTCGTTAATGGTAACTCCAATTGTAGACTGGGCTAATTGGGACCAAAATGGAACAAAGGTGAAATCAAATGCAACCTATTATGTAGTGGTTGCATCAGTTGTTATTTGTGGTTTGGCTGATGGTTTAATTGGAGGAAGCTTGATTGGTTCTGCTGGTAAACTGCCTAAACAATACATGCAAGCAATTTTTGCTGGAACTGCTTCTTCAG GTGTTCTAATTTCCATATTAAGGATTATAACCAAGGCGTCACTTCCACATACTCCACAGGGTCTAAAGACAAGTGCTCACTTCTACTTCATAATTAGCACAACAGTTTTAATATTGTGCATTATCTGCTGCAACTTGTTGTATAAGCTTCCAGTTATGCAGCAGCATTACACACAGCTTGTTCAAGAATTCTTGCCATGTTCAAGGCGTAAACTCCGCGATGTGGCAAGAACTATAAGGTGTCCTGCATTTGGGATTTTCGTGATTTATACCGTTACATTGTCCATTTTCCCAGGGTTCTTAGCAGAAAATCTTGAATCAAGGGTGCTTAAAGATTGGTATCCCATATTGCTGATTACAGTTTACAACGTGTCCGATTTTGTTGGGAAATCTTTCACTGCTGTGTATGTTCTAAAGAGTACTGGAAAGGCTACATGGGGTTGTGCTGCTAGGCTTTTGTTCTATCCTCTGTTTACTGCTTGTCTACATGGTCCTAAATGGCTAAAAAGTGAAATGCCAATTGTTCTTCTAACTACGATGCTCGGAGTGACCAACGGGTActtgacaagtgtcatcatgattcTTGCTCCTAAATCTGTGCCAAGTTCTGAAGCAGAAATTGCTGCCATTGTTTTGGCTGTTTCATTAGGGATGGGATTAGTGGCTGGTTCTGTTGTTGGTTGGATTTGGATTATCTGA